In Desulfomicrobium apsheronum, a single window of DNA contains:
- a CDS encoding AAA family ATPase, translating to MSASIFTAGWGEEIIASQNNTTSTNIIESLIFPGITMLAGPPKSGKTIFATQMAFAVTSDKFLMNKFPAKKGSVLYLAYEEGRDLTRQRLVSMQAEFTPKTFRVEYNWPTLENNGADRLGLYLQSNKDVKLVIIDVYQRFVGGNKSSYKGEYLALQKIHKIATMFGVAIILLHHTAKKIPPDWQSAIYGSQGVTGVADTTMVLDRPNGDNRGRLRVTGRKCPTREFALRFHETPLGWQYAQTIDGNELSPERLEILEVLNDCRGPVKMSEIANVTCLGKRSVHNMLKKMVGGGLVQKTGHGYYLLTAEGGAWLAKAKM from the coding sequence ATGAGTGCGAGCATTTTCACCGCAGGTTGGGGCGAGGAAATCATTGCGTCCCAGAACAACACAACGTCGACTAACATTATTGAATCGTTGATTTTTCCGGGCATTACGATGCTGGCTGGGCCTCCGAAGTCGGGCAAGACGATCTTCGCTACACAGATGGCATTCGCCGTCACCAGCGACAAGTTTCTCATGAACAAATTCCCGGCAAAGAAAGGTTCGGTCCTCTACCTGGCCTATGAAGAAGGGCGTGACCTTACACGTCAGCGCCTAGTGTCAATGCAGGCAGAATTTACACCTAAAACATTCCGGGTCGAATACAACTGGCCGACCCTTGAAAACAATGGTGCGGACCGACTAGGTCTTTATTTACAGTCAAATAAAGATGTAAAATTGGTTATTATTGACGTATACCAGCGCTTTGTTGGGGGCAATAAAAGCTCTTACAAGGGAGAGTACTTAGCGCTGCAAAAGATACACAAAATTGCGACGATGTTTGGTGTTGCGATCATCCTGCTCCACCACACTGCGAAAAAGATCCCTCCAGACTGGCAATCAGCGATTTACGGGTCGCAGGGAGTAACTGGGGTGGCCGATACGACCATGGTTCTGGATCGTCCCAACGGAGATAATAGGGGGCGACTCCGTGTCACAGGCAGAAAGTGCCCGACTCGGGAGTTTGCCCTTCGCTTTCATGAGACGCCTCTGGGCTGGCAGTACGCCCAGACGATCGACGGAAATGAACTGTCACCAGAGCGCCTGGAGATCCTTGAGGTGCTGAATGATTGTCGCGGCCCTGTGAAAATGAGCGAAATCGCGAATGTGACATGCTTGGGCAAGCGCTCGGTGCATAACATGCTGAAAAAAATGGTCGGGGGCGGTTTAGTCCAGAAGACCGGGCATGGCTACTACCTGTTGACGGCGGAAGGGGGTGCCTGGTTAGCGAAGGCCAAAATGTAA
- a CDS encoding DUF5131 family protein, producing MATHIEWCDEVANPITGCTPYSPGCDRCYARTYAARLHGQGLKKYRYKFDVTLHPELLDLPGKWTQPKKIFLVSMGDIFHHNVPLEFKQKVFETALKYPQHIYQVLTKRAELLLEAAPHLPWPKNLWMGVTIEADNYAYRAELLKQTPAALKFVSLEPLLGPLPSLNLAGLDWVIVGGERCAGARKMERDWVIPIRDTCVTKNIPFFFKKWSTPKKRANRVGEDLLDGKPWREFPRTVYPDSKQFSSIS from the coding sequence ATGGCTACACACATTGAATGGTGCGACGAAGTCGCCAACCCTATTACCGGGTGCACGCCGTACTCCCCTGGATGCGATCGTTGCTACGCCAGGACTTACGCGGCACGCCTGCACGGCCAGGGCCTCAAAAAGTACCGCTACAAGTTTGACGTAACCCTCCACCCCGAGCTTCTGGATCTTCCCGGCAAATGGACGCAGCCCAAGAAAATATTCCTGGTCAGCATGGGCGACATCTTCCATCACAACGTGCCCTTGGAGTTCAAGCAAAAAGTGTTTGAAACCGCGCTGAAGTATCCACAGCATATATATCAGGTGCTGACCAAGCGTGCTGAACTGTTGTTAGAGGCCGCACCTCATCTGCCGTGGCCGAAGAACCTTTGGATGGGCGTGACCATCGAGGCGGACAATTACGCCTACCGTGCCGAACTTCTGAAGCAGACCCCTGCAGCTCTCAAGTTTGTGTCCTTGGAGCCATTGCTTGGCCCGCTGCCCTCGCTCAACTTGGCAGGCCTGGATTGGGTCATTGTCGGCGGTGAACGTTGCGCCGGTGCACGCAAGATGGAACGCGACTGGGTGATCCCGATCCGTGACACATGCGTGACTAAGAACATCCCCTTTTTCTTCAAAAAATGGAGTACGCCAAAGAAGCGGGCCAACAGGGTTGGTGAGGACCTCCTCGACGGTAAGCCGTGGCGTGAATTCCCTCGGACCGTTTACCCTGATTCGAAGCAATTCTCATCGATATCATAA
- a CDS encoding tyrosine-type recombinase/integrase, producing the protein MNLVHTKSALAISRNSLKIKYLMPHEIDALTMAFQRWFDSANSKGKQRCTRGRYWLTYLMLRFTGARLGEVVQIDDTADIDFRAAEVRIVTLKRREGKPKRLVPIPDKVVSEIATFLATEPNMRGRVFSVDANNFRKIFYARALDAGIFQESIDSSTGQKSIHPHPHTLRHTRAIELVRAGVSVPAVQSVLGHASMLTTAEYVRLTNSEVKSILKERNLI; encoded by the coding sequence ATGAATTTGGTGCACACAAAATCAGCACTCGCAATCTCGAGAAACAGCCTGAAGATAAAATATCTCATGCCTCACGAGATCGATGCTCTGACAATGGCCTTTCAGCGATGGTTCGACTCGGCAAATAGCAAGGGCAAGCAACGCTGTACGAGAGGAAGGTACTGGCTCACCTACCTGATGCTCAGGTTCACTGGCGCCAGGCTTGGTGAGGTTGTCCAAATAGACGATACCGCCGACATCGACTTTCGCGCTGCCGAGGTTCGGATCGTCACCCTCAAACGAAGAGAAGGCAAGCCAAAGCGTCTTGTCCCTATCCCAGACAAGGTCGTTTCCGAGATAGCGACTTTTTTGGCGACTGAACCCAATATGCGAGGCCGGGTATTCTCAGTTGACGCCAACAATTTCCGAAAAATCTTCTACGCAAGAGCCTTGGACGCAGGAATTTTCCAAGAGTCCATCGACAGTTCCACTGGACAAAAGTCCATACACCCCCACCCACATACACTTCGGCACACGAGGGCTATTGAACTTGTGCGCGCCGGAGTCTCTGTGCCAGCCGTGCAGTCAGTCCTCGGTCACGCGTCAATGCTGACCACCGCAGAATACGTCCGCCTGACGAATTCAGAGGTCAAGTCCATCCTGAAGGAACGGAACCTCATCTAG